A DNA window from Loxodonta africana isolate mLoxAfr1 chromosome 7, mLoxAfr1.hap2, whole genome shotgun sequence contains the following coding sequences:
- the LOC100655401 gene encoding olfactory receptor 52J3-like, whose protein sequence is MTHQNTTMFHPSKFFLLGIPGLETAHVWVSLPFCFVYIMALIGNATILIVIWTEKTLRDPMFFFLAILSAIDVALSTSSVPRMLGIFWFDAHEIGFGACVAQMVLIHTFSGMESAVLLAMAFDRYVAICAPLHYTTILTIWVLAGLGLGITLRAAVLTLPFSYLIHRLPFCKARIIAHTYCEHMGIAKLACADIQINAIYGLFVASFLVFDLILVGISYGYIIQAVFRLKSQDARFKTLSTCGSHAAVMFVFYTPAIFSFLTHRFGQKIPPYIHILVANIYVVIPPALNPVIYGIRTKQIREYVIRVFTSKYTP, encoded by the coding sequence ATGACTCATCAAAACACGACGATGTTCCATCCATCCAAGTTTTTTCTTTTAGGCATCCCAGGACTTGAGACTGCCCATGTCTGGGTTTCTTTGCCCTTCTGTTTTGTTTACATTATGGCTCTTATTGGCAATGCCACCATTCTGATAGTCATATGGACTGAGAAAACACTCCGAGATCCAATGTTCTTCTTCCTGGCTATATTGTCAGCCATAGACGTGGCTCTCTCCACATCCTCAGTGCCCCGAATGTTGGGTATCTTCTGGTTTGATGCTCATGAGATTGGCTTTGGAGCTTGTGTGGCCCAGATGGTTCTGATACATACCTTCTCAGGAATGGAGTCTGCAGTCCTACTGGCTATGGCctttgaccgctatgtggccatctgtgcACCACTCCACTATACAACCATCCTGACAATATGGGTGCTAGCAGGACTTGGACTGGGTATCACATTGCGTGCAGCTGTGCTCACACTACCCTTTAGCTATCTAATCCACCGTTTGCCCTTTTGTAAGGCCCGCATTATTGCCCACACCTATTGTGAGCACATGGGAATTGCCAAGTTGGCTTGTGCAGATAtacaaatcaatgccatttatggGCTCTTTGTTGCTTCCTTCCTTGTCTTTGATCTCATACTGGTTGGAATCTCCTATGGCTATATCATCCAGGCTGTATTCCGCCTCAAATCTCAAGATGCCCGTTTCAAAACACTGAGTACTTGTGGGTCTCATGCTGCAGtcatgtttgttttttatacacCCGCCATCTTCTCCTTCCTCACTCACAGGTTTGGCCAAAAAATACCCCCTTATATCCACATCCTTGTTGCCAACATCTATGTGGTTATCCCACCTGCACTCAACCCTGTTATTTATGGGATAAGGACCAAGCAAATCAGAGAGTACGTGATCCGAGTATTTACTAGCAAGTACACTCCTTGA